In Brevibacillus brevis NBRC 100599, a single genomic region encodes these proteins:
- a CDS encoding NAD(P)-dependent malic enzyme: MSNLREEALELHRKHQGKLEAVTKVPVRNAYDLSLAYSPGVAEPCKDIFDDKSKVYDYTMKGNLVAVVSDGTAVLGLGNIGPEAAMPVMEGKAVLFKSFAGVDAFPICLNTTDVDKIVETVKLLEPTFGGVNLEDIAAPACFEIEERLKRETNIPIFHDDQHGTAIVTAAGLINALRVVDKKLEDIRVVANGAGAAGIAIMKLLISMGVKEVIMVDTKGIVYEGRPFGMNPVKEQMAKITNRSMLQGDLADAMKGADVFVGVSVAGAVTQDMVRSMNRDPIIFAMANPVPEIMPQEAKEAGAAVIGTGRSDFPNQVNNVLAFPGIFRGALDVRATEINEEMKLAAVYAIADLITPEELTADKVIPSAFDPRVAPNVAAAVAKAAMETGVARITVDPEEVKQKTMKLTAISYQEA; this comes from the coding sequence ATGTCCAACCTGAGAGAAGAAGCACTGGAGCTTCACAGAAAACATCAAGGAAAATTGGAGGCAGTGACCAAGGTACCCGTTCGTAATGCTTACGATCTGAGTCTTGCCTATTCTCCAGGGGTTGCTGAACCTTGCAAAGATATCTTTGATGACAAGTCCAAAGTCTACGATTACACGATGAAAGGCAATCTGGTTGCAGTAGTCAGCGACGGTACTGCTGTACTGGGTCTCGGAAATATTGGACCAGAAGCAGCAATGCCGGTTATGGAAGGGAAAGCAGTTTTGTTCAAATCCTTCGCAGGCGTAGATGCATTCCCGATCTGCTTGAATACAACAGATGTAGATAAAATCGTAGAGACAGTAAAACTGCTCGAGCCTACTTTTGGTGGCGTGAACTTGGAAGACATCGCAGCTCCTGCATGCTTCGAAATCGAAGAGCGTCTGAAGCGCGAAACAAACATCCCGATTTTCCACGATGACCAACACGGTACAGCAATCGTTACAGCGGCAGGTCTGATCAATGCTCTGCGCGTGGTGGACAAAAAGCTGGAAGATATCCGCGTAGTAGCAAACGGTGCAGGTGCAGCTGGTATCGCGATCATGAAGCTTTTGATTTCCATGGGCGTGAAAGAAGTGATCATGGTTGATACAAAAGGAATCGTGTACGAAGGCCGTCCGTTCGGTATGAACCCAGTGAAGGAACAAATGGCAAAAATTACAAACCGCAGCATGCTGCAAGGTGACTTGGCTGATGCCATGAAGGGCGCTGACGTATTCGTCGGTGTATCCGTAGCTGGTGCTGTTACCCAGGACATGGTTCGTTCGATGAACCGCGATCCAATCATTTTCGCTATGGCAAACCCAGTACCAGAAATCATGCCGCAAGAGGCAAAAGAAGCAGGTGCGGCAGTAATCGGTACAGGCCGTTCCGACTTCCCGAACCAAGTAAACAACGTACTGGCATTCCCGGGAATCTTCCGTGGTGCTTTGGATGTACGTGCAACGGAGATCAACGAAGAAATGAAGCTGGCTGCTGTATATGCAATCGCAGACCTGATCACGCCAGAAGAGCTTACTGCGGATAAAGTAATTCCTTCCGCATTCGATCCACGTGTAGCGCCAAACGTAGCTGCGGCAGTAGCAAAAGCAGCGATGGAAACGGGTGTTGCTCGCATCACAGTTGATCCGGAAGAAGTAAAACAAAAAACAATGAAATTGACAGCTATCTCTTACCAAGAAGCGTAA
- a CDS encoding FadR/GntR family transcriptional regulator: MLDSSQDRKVYEGILLQLHEIIQEQNLRPGDKLPSERELSEQLGAGRSSVREALRALELLGLIETRRGEGTFLKHYRHNRLIDILGFFILRDTKTKKDLIEMRRMLELDAVRLACRRATDKHFDEMERILAIAEERVARGEVPAEEDYQFHRVICRSSRNSILHRIWTPLVEYSNSIRIESLSREGRASAALVEHRQIMEAIREGDVNVALERMKKHLENSKL; encoded by the coding sequence GTGCTCGACTCTTCTCAAGATCGAAAGGTTTACGAAGGAATTCTCCTGCAACTTCATGAAATCATTCAGGAGCAAAACTTGCGGCCCGGGGACAAGCTGCCGTCTGAGCGGGAGCTGTCCGAGCAACTGGGAGCAGGACGTTCCTCTGTACGCGAGGCTCTTCGGGCTCTGGAGCTGCTCGGACTCATTGAGACGCGTCGCGGGGAAGGCACCTTCCTCAAGCATTACCGACACAATCGGCTGATCGATATTCTTGGCTTTTTTATCCTACGGGATACGAAAACCAAGAAGGACTTGATCGAAATGCGGCGAATGCTAGAGCTGGATGCTGTCCGCCTAGCCTGTAGACGGGCGACTGACAAGCATTTTGATGAAATGGAACGCATCCTGGCCATTGCAGAGGAAAGAGTAGCAAGAGGCGAGGTACCTGCGGAGGAAGACTATCAGTTTCATCGTGTCATATGTCGCTCCAGCCGTAACTCGATTCTGCATCGCATCTGGACGCCTTTGGTTGAGTACAGCAACAGTATTCGTATTGAATCACTGTCGCGCGAAGGTAGAGCGAGTGCAGCACTCGTAGAGCATCGACAGATTATGGAAGCCATTCGCGAAGGCGATGTGAACGTGGCATTAGAGAGAATGAAAAAGCATTTGGAGAACAGTAAGCTATAG